One genomic window of Monodelphis domestica isolate mMonDom1 chromosome 1, mMonDom1.pri, whole genome shotgun sequence includes the following:
- the MGAT2 gene encoding alpha-1,6-mannosyl-glycoprotein 2-beta-N-acetylglucosaminyltransferase — translation MRFRIYKRKVLILTLVVAACGFVFWNSNGRQRKNEAFAGSVPAPVRAVGPGDLRRFPNGSAAPPPEVDNMTLVYRSLVYQVNFDQTLKNALAAAAVGAGGEKAGGGGGGGGGGGGGGAGGGGGGPAQLELELVLVVQVHNRPDYLKLLLDSLRKVQGIGNLLVIFSHDFWSAEINQLIAGVDFCPVLQVFFPFSIQLYPNEFPGNDPKDCPRDLQKKAALKMGCINAEYPDSFGHYREAKFSQTKHHWWWKLHFAWERVKILRNYAGLMVFLEEDHYLAPDFFHVLKKMWKLKLQECPDCDVLSLGSYAVSRSFFGKADKVEVKTWKSTEHNMGLALTRDTYQKLIECTDTFCTYDDYNWDWTLQYLTTTCLKNFWKVMVPEVPRIYHAGDCGMHHKDPCRPSTQSAQIELLLNKNKQYLFPKTLSISKKYSMVPLLPHGKNGGWGDIRDHELCKSYRRLQ, via the coding sequence ATGAGGTTCCGCATCTACAAGCGGAAGGTTCTGATTCTGACGCTGGTGGTGGCCGCATGCGGCTTCGTCTTCTGGAACAGCAACGGGCGGCAACGGAAGAATGAGGCCTTCGCCGGCTCAGTGCCCGCCCCGGTGCGTGCTGTAGGCCCCGGCGACCTCCGCAGGTTTCCCAATGGCTCAGCTGCCCCGCCGCCCGAGGTGGACAACATGACGCTGGTGTACCGGTCGCTAGTGTATCAGGTGAACTTTGACCAGACGCTGAAGAACGCGCTGGCGGCGGCAGCAGTTGGAGCCGGTGGCGAAAAGGCtggtggcggtggcggcggcggcggcggcggaggaggaggaggagcaggcgGCGGAGGCGGAGGCCCTGCGCAGTTGGAGCTGGAGCTCGTCCTGGTGGTCCAGGTGCACAACCGGCCCGACTACCTCAAGCTGCTGCTGGACTCGCTTCGTAAGGTCCAGGGCATCGGTAACCTCTTAGTCATCTTTAGCCACGATTTTTGGTCGGCCGAGATCAATCAGCTGATCGCTGGGGTGGATTTCTGCCCCGTGCTGCAGGTCTTCTTTCCCTTCAGCATCCAGCTGTACCCCAATGAGTTTCCTGGCAACGACCCCAAAGATTGTCCTCGAGATTTGCAGAAGAAAGCAGCTTTGAAAATGGGCTGCATTAACGCGGAATATCCGGATTCCTTCGGCCATTACCGAGAGGCCAAGTTTTCCCAGACCAAGCACCACTGGTGGTGGAAGCTGCATTTCGCCTGGGAGAGGGTCAAGATTCTCCGGAACTATGCTGGTCTAATGGTTTTTCTGGAGGAGGATCACTACCTAGCTCCAGACTTTTTTCACGTGCTCAAAAAAATGTGGAAATTGAAACTGCAGGAGTGCCCCGACTGTGATGTTCTCTCCCTGGGGTCCTATGCGGTCAGTCGcagtttttttggcaaagcaGACAAGGTAGAAGTGAAAACTTGGAAATCCACAGAGCACAATATGGGCCTAGCGTTGACTCGAGATACTTATCAGAAACTGATTGAGTGCACAGACACTTTCTGTACTTATGATGATTATAACTGGGACTGGACTCTTCAGTATTTGACTACAACTTGTCTTAAAAATTTCTGGAAAGTCATGGTTCCTGAAGTTCCTAGGATTTATCATGCTGGAGACTGTGGTATGCACCACAAGGATCCCTGTAGACCATCCACCCAGAGTGCCCAAATCGAATTGCtcttaaacaaaaacaaacagtaTCTGTTTCCTAAAACTTTAAGTATCAGTAAAAAGTACTCTATGGTTCCTCTCCTCCCACATGGGaaaaatggggggtggggagatatTCGGGACCACGAGCTCTGTAAAAGTTATAGAAGACTGCAGTGA
- the DNAAF2 gene encoding protein kintoun isoform X1, whose amino-acid sequence MASENPSSLLQDLDLSAEEVTKLTNAFQDPEFRRLFGEYAAELSDPENRQRYEEEITALERERGIEVQFVHPEPGHVLRTSLNGAQRCFVNICSNLLLGRPSSKPGTGGPQGSSPGQIWSLPYSLAPGREYLGRQGAHYKVYDVIFHPDTLSLGKQQERFRIMINSTALEAVEKQFGVKLDRRNAKTLKIKYKGTPEAAVLRKPLPRGAQPATEGEESGDSPLPAFPYPYPYPEVEKRPPAPQPLGSTPPLREESSDPAPTTPRHSVVQRHHVDLQDYRCSRDSCPSTVPQELVVTIELPLLRSTEHAVLEVTEKQLSLDSRKPDYSLRLPLPYPVDESRGNAQFNKAKRRLIVTLPVVPPKHSIGHLDLQQEGEADKEEKKGAEEKEEEKKEANKEEVKMGEEEKKEAEEKEEVSVSENGLPKPEGEEELVEPLALKGIPETEASPSVYASEKLGSQSNELLRDARIFKDLSQEIPSDTPISFQSRLENSCALASEEIRGSQKGAMQNLTTEMVATPPDILGQSLIKANLPLCPVGQELPSRTMALPGGGIEVPPSRPLNLTGNAGTTGTSGQPLTSKASLPNGSGGEEQSNKVPPSGTLSFPGNTGSPEEPKEKTTIGKQSLPENASEVQPRETVIGSESNGGNPLCPPLQCNENEESLTLIIQVPQIQPQSLQSNLNPHQYQLCFSTQDFVSYSFILQFAPENKLNIKEPKINVSSFNAVIELTKSPESLGHWKKWYFGLSKDCLQERFFVSEENVDEFLQGVLNFKKSTPKTQPLIEVLEVSDKKTQIQLKSQEDGQNQLNEKEQRINIRRHLTEKENMLQTNTKNSNNTVDVEKGHTKENTEPSDSYTADKALEKSSCGSGPCLPHELPGTSTEVTRKCQQSDSVSKPVFTEEKIAVYSNNEKQNVRPSLMEKKELDEDHILQSIKETNMKDGSVQIIKEHTTNCAFTFQNSLLYDLD is encoded by the exons ATGGCCTCGGAGAACCCCTCTTCGCTGCTTCAGGACCTGGACCTGAGTGCGGAGGAGGTGACGAAGCTCACTAATGCCTTCCAGGATCCGGAGTTCCGGAGACTCTTCGGCGAGTATGCGGCGGAGTTATCAGACCCAGAGAACCGGCAGCGCTACGAGGAAGAGATCACGGCGCTGGAGCGGGAGCGCGGCATAGAGGTGCAGTTTGTTCACCCGGAGCCGGGCCATGTGCTGCGCACTAGCCTCAACGGGGCCCAGCGCTGCTTCGTCAACATCTGCAGCAACCTACTGCTAGGCCGGCCCAGCAGCAAGCCAGGCACTGGGGGCCCGCAGGGTTCCTCGCCTGGGCAGATTTGGTCCCTGCCATACAGCCTGGCCCCGGGCCGCGAATATCTGGGTCGCCAAGGCGCCCACTACAAAGTCTACGACGTCATCTTCCACCCGGACACCCTGTCCCTTGGCAAACAGCAGGAGCGGTTCCGGATCATGATCAATTCTACGGCCCTGGAGGCGGTGGAGAAGCAGTTCGGCGTGAAGTTGGATCGGCGCAATGCCAAGACCTTGAAGATCAAGTATAAAGGCACCCCAGAGGCAGCGGTACTGCGGAAGCCACTTCCCCGGGGCGCCCAGCCAGCGACCGAAGGGGAGGAGTCAGGGGACAGTCCACTGCCCGCCTTCCCCTATCCCTACCCTTATCCAGAGGTGGAGAAGAGGCCTCCCGCCCCGCAGCCTCTGGGTTCCACGCCTCCTCTCCGGGAAGAATCTTCAGACCCGGCCCCCACCACGCCGCGTCACAGCGTAGTGCAACGGCACCACGTGGACCTCCAGGACTATCGATGCTCCCGGGACTCCTGCCCGAGCACGGTACCCCAAGAGCTAGTGGTCACTATTGAACTGCCTCTGCTGCGCTCCACCGAACATGCTGTCTTGGAGGTGACCGAGAAGCAGCTGTCTCTTGATTCCCGCAAACCTGACTACAGCCTCCGCCTCCCGCTCCCTTACCCGGTAGACGAGAGCCGAGGGAACGCTCAGTTCAACAAGGCCAAACGGCGGCTGATTGTTACTTTGCCGGTGGTGCCACCAAAGCACAGCATAGGTCACCTGGACCTGCAGCAGGAGGGGGAGGCagacaaagaggagaaaaagggggcggaagaaaaggaggaggaaaaaaaggaggccAATAAAGAAGAGGTGaaaatgggggaggaggagaaaaaagaggcggaggaaaaggaggaggtcTCTGTCTCGGAAAACGGACTTCCCAAACCGGAAGGGGAGGAGGAGTTGGTGGAGCCTTTAGCATTAAAAGGCATCCCCGAAACTGAAGCTTCCCCGAGTGTTTACGCTTCTGAAAAGTTAGGAAGTCAATCTAATGAGCTCTTAAGGGATGCGAGGATATTTAAAGATTTGAGCCAAGAGATCCCATCAGATACCCCCATTTCTTTCCAGTCTCGGCTTGAGAATTCCTGTGCTTTGGCTAGTGAAGAAATAAGAGGTTCTCAAAAGGGTGCCATGCAGAACCTAACTACTGAGATGGTAGCCACTCCACCAGATATTTTGGGGCAGTCACTTATTAAAGCAAATCTACCTCTCTGTCCTGTTGGACAGGAACTTCCTTCCAGGACCATGGCCTTACCTGGGGGTGGAATTGAAGTACCACCCTCTAGGCCATTAAACTTAACAGGGAATGCTGGTACAACAGGTACTTCAGGGCAGCCACTTACTAGTAAAGCAAGTCTACCAAATGGCAGTGGAGGAGAAGAACAAAGTAATAAGGTGCCACCCTCTGGGACACTGAGCTTTCCGGGGAATACAGGCTCACCAGAAGAACCCAAAGAGAAAACAACGATTGGAAAACAAAGTCTTCCAGAGAATGCTAGTGAAGTTCAACCTAGAGAAACAGTGATCGGTTCAGAGAGTAATGGAGGGAACCCCTTGTGCCCTCCTTTGCAATGTAATGAAAATGAAGAATCTCTCACTCTGATAATCCAAGTGCCTCAAATCCAGCCACAAAGCCTTCAGAGCAATTTGAATCCCCATCAATACCAACTTTGTTTTTCCACACAAGATTTtgtttcttattcattcattttgcaGTTTGCTCCTGAAAATAAGTTGAACATCAAAGAACCGAAAATTAATGTTTCTTCATTCAATGCAGTAATAGAATTGACCAAATCTCCAGAGAGCCTTGGGCACTGGAAAAAGTGGTATTTCGGTTTGAGCAAGGACTGTTTGCAG gAAAGGTTTTTTGTCAGTGAGGAAAATGTTGATGAATTTCTTCAAGGTGTCTTGAATTTCAAAAAGTCAACTCCTAAAACCCAACCATTAATTGAAGTACTTGAAGTTAGTGATAAGAAGACCCAGATTCAGTTAAAG TCACAAGAAGATGGTCAAAATCAGCTTAATGAAAAGGAACAAAGAATTAATATAAGAAGGCATctgactgaaaaagaaaatatgcttcaaacaaatacaaaaaatagtaataatacagTGGATGTTGAAAAAGGACATACAAAAGAAAACACCGAACCTTCTGATTCTTATACAGCAGATAAAGCACTAGAAAAGAGCAGTTGTGGGTCAGGCCCCTGCTTGCCACATGAACTTCCTGGTACTTCTACAGAGGTTACTAGAAAATGTCAACAATCTGACTCAGTATCCAAACCCgttttcacagaagaaaaaattgcTGTTTATTCAAATAATGAGAAACAAAATGTAAGACCATCATTGATGGAAAAGAAAGAACTGGATGAAGATCACATACTTCAAAGTATCAAAGAGACCAATATGAAGGATGGAAGTGTACAGATTATTAAAGAACATACGACTAATTGTGCATTTacttttcaaaattctttgttatatgatTTGGATTAA
- the DNAAF2 gene encoding protein kintoun isoform X2: MASENPSSLLQDLDLSAEEVTKLTNAFQDPEFRRLFGEYAAELSDPENRQRYEEEITALERERGIEVQFVHPEPGHVLRTSLNGAQRCFVNICSNLLLGRPSSKPGTGGPQGSSPGQIWSLPYSLAPGREYLGRQGAHYKVYDVIFHPDTLSLGKQQERFRIMINSTALEAVEKQFGVKLDRRNAKTLKIKYKGTPEAAVLRKPLPRGAQPATEGEESGDSPLPAFPYPYPYPEVEKRPPAPQPLGSTPPLREESSDPAPTTPRHSVVQRHHVDLQDYRCSRDSCPSTVPQELVVTIELPLLRSTEHAVLEVTEKQLSLDSRKPDYSLRLPLPYPVDESRGNAQFNKAKRRLIVTLPVVPPKHSIGHLDLQQEGEADKEEKKGAEEKEEEKKEANKEEVKMGEEEKKEAEEKEEVSVSENGLPKPEGEEELVEPLALKGIPETEASPSVYASEKLGSQSNELLRDARIFKDLSQEIPSDTPISFQSRLENSCALASEEIRGSQKGAMQNLTTEMVATPPDILGQSLIKANLPLCPVGQELPSRTMALPGGGIEVPPSRPLNLTGNAGTTGTSGQPLTSKASLPNGSGGEEQSNKVPPSGTLSFPGNTGSPEEPKEKTTIGKQSLPENASEVQPRETVIGSESNGGNPLCPPLQCNENEESLTLIIQVPQIQPQSLQSNLNPHQYQLCFSTQDFVSYSFILQFAPENKLNIKEPKINVSSFNAVIELTKSPESLGHWKKWYFGLSKDCLQSQEDGQNQLNEKEQRINIRRHLTEKENMLQTNTKNSNNTVDVEKGHTKENTEPSDSYTADKALEKSSCGSGPCLPHELPGTSTEVTRKCQQSDSVSKPVFTEEKIAVYSNNEKQNVRPSLMEKKELDEDHILQSIKETNMKDGSVQIIKEHTTNCAFTFQNSLLYDLD, from the exons ATGGCCTCGGAGAACCCCTCTTCGCTGCTTCAGGACCTGGACCTGAGTGCGGAGGAGGTGACGAAGCTCACTAATGCCTTCCAGGATCCGGAGTTCCGGAGACTCTTCGGCGAGTATGCGGCGGAGTTATCAGACCCAGAGAACCGGCAGCGCTACGAGGAAGAGATCACGGCGCTGGAGCGGGAGCGCGGCATAGAGGTGCAGTTTGTTCACCCGGAGCCGGGCCATGTGCTGCGCACTAGCCTCAACGGGGCCCAGCGCTGCTTCGTCAACATCTGCAGCAACCTACTGCTAGGCCGGCCCAGCAGCAAGCCAGGCACTGGGGGCCCGCAGGGTTCCTCGCCTGGGCAGATTTGGTCCCTGCCATACAGCCTGGCCCCGGGCCGCGAATATCTGGGTCGCCAAGGCGCCCACTACAAAGTCTACGACGTCATCTTCCACCCGGACACCCTGTCCCTTGGCAAACAGCAGGAGCGGTTCCGGATCATGATCAATTCTACGGCCCTGGAGGCGGTGGAGAAGCAGTTCGGCGTGAAGTTGGATCGGCGCAATGCCAAGACCTTGAAGATCAAGTATAAAGGCACCCCAGAGGCAGCGGTACTGCGGAAGCCACTTCCCCGGGGCGCCCAGCCAGCGACCGAAGGGGAGGAGTCAGGGGACAGTCCACTGCCCGCCTTCCCCTATCCCTACCCTTATCCAGAGGTGGAGAAGAGGCCTCCCGCCCCGCAGCCTCTGGGTTCCACGCCTCCTCTCCGGGAAGAATCTTCAGACCCGGCCCCCACCACGCCGCGTCACAGCGTAGTGCAACGGCACCACGTGGACCTCCAGGACTATCGATGCTCCCGGGACTCCTGCCCGAGCACGGTACCCCAAGAGCTAGTGGTCACTATTGAACTGCCTCTGCTGCGCTCCACCGAACATGCTGTCTTGGAGGTGACCGAGAAGCAGCTGTCTCTTGATTCCCGCAAACCTGACTACAGCCTCCGCCTCCCGCTCCCTTACCCGGTAGACGAGAGCCGAGGGAACGCTCAGTTCAACAAGGCCAAACGGCGGCTGATTGTTACTTTGCCGGTGGTGCCACCAAAGCACAGCATAGGTCACCTGGACCTGCAGCAGGAGGGGGAGGCagacaaagaggagaaaaagggggcggaagaaaaggaggaggaaaaaaaggaggccAATAAAGAAGAGGTGaaaatgggggaggaggagaaaaaagaggcggaggaaaaggaggaggtcTCTGTCTCGGAAAACGGACTTCCCAAACCGGAAGGGGAGGAGGAGTTGGTGGAGCCTTTAGCATTAAAAGGCATCCCCGAAACTGAAGCTTCCCCGAGTGTTTACGCTTCTGAAAAGTTAGGAAGTCAATCTAATGAGCTCTTAAGGGATGCGAGGATATTTAAAGATTTGAGCCAAGAGATCCCATCAGATACCCCCATTTCTTTCCAGTCTCGGCTTGAGAATTCCTGTGCTTTGGCTAGTGAAGAAATAAGAGGTTCTCAAAAGGGTGCCATGCAGAACCTAACTACTGAGATGGTAGCCACTCCACCAGATATTTTGGGGCAGTCACTTATTAAAGCAAATCTACCTCTCTGTCCTGTTGGACAGGAACTTCCTTCCAGGACCATGGCCTTACCTGGGGGTGGAATTGAAGTACCACCCTCTAGGCCATTAAACTTAACAGGGAATGCTGGTACAACAGGTACTTCAGGGCAGCCACTTACTAGTAAAGCAAGTCTACCAAATGGCAGTGGAGGAGAAGAACAAAGTAATAAGGTGCCACCCTCTGGGACACTGAGCTTTCCGGGGAATACAGGCTCACCAGAAGAACCCAAAGAGAAAACAACGATTGGAAAACAAAGTCTTCCAGAGAATGCTAGTGAAGTTCAACCTAGAGAAACAGTGATCGGTTCAGAGAGTAATGGAGGGAACCCCTTGTGCCCTCCTTTGCAATGTAATGAAAATGAAGAATCTCTCACTCTGATAATCCAAGTGCCTCAAATCCAGCCACAAAGCCTTCAGAGCAATTTGAATCCCCATCAATACCAACTTTGTTTTTCCACACAAGATTTtgtttcttattcattcattttgcaGTTTGCTCCTGAAAATAAGTTGAACATCAAAGAACCGAAAATTAATGTTTCTTCATTCAATGCAGTAATAGAATTGACCAAATCTCCAGAGAGCCTTGGGCACTGGAAAAAGTGGTATTTCGGTTTGAGCAAGGACTGTTTGCAG TCACAAGAAGATGGTCAAAATCAGCTTAATGAAAAGGAACAAAGAATTAATATAAGAAGGCATctgactgaaaaagaaaatatgcttcaaacaaatacaaaaaatagtaataatacagTGGATGTTGAAAAAGGACATACAAAAGAAAACACCGAACCTTCTGATTCTTATACAGCAGATAAAGCACTAGAAAAGAGCAGTTGTGGGTCAGGCCCCTGCTTGCCACATGAACTTCCTGGTACTTCTACAGAGGTTACTAGAAAATGTCAACAATCTGACTCAGTATCCAAACCCgttttcacagaagaaaaaattgcTGTTTATTCAAATAATGAGAAACAAAATGTAAGACCATCATTGATGGAAAAGAAAGAACTGGATGAAGATCACATACTTCAAAGTATCAAAGAGACCAATATGAAGGATGGAAGTGTACAGATTATTAAAGAACATACGACTAATTGTGCATTTacttttcaaaattctttgttatatgatTTGGATTAA
- the DNAAF2 gene encoding protein kintoun isoform X3: MASENPSSLLQDLDLSAEEVTKLTNAFQDPEFRRLFGEYAAELSDPENRQRYEEEITALERERGIEVQFVHPEPGHVLRTSLNGAQRCFVNICSNLLLGRPSSKPGTGGPQGSSPGQIWSLPYSLAPGREYLGRQGAHYKVYDVIFHPDTLSLGKQQERFRIMINSTALEAVEKQFGVKLDRRNAKTLKIKYKGTPEAAVLRKPLPRGAQPATEGEESGDSPLPAFPYPYPYPEVEKRPPAPQPLGSTPPLREESSDPAPTTPRHSVVQRHHVDLQDYRCSRDSCPSTVPQELVVTIELPLLRSTEHAVLEVTEKQLSLDSRKPDYSLRLPLPYPVDESRGNAQFNKAKRRLIVTLPVVPPKHSIGHLDLQQEGEADKEEKKGAEEKEEEKKEANKEEVKMGEEEKKEAEEKEEVSVSENGLPKPEGEEELVEPLALKGIPETEASPSVYASEKLGSQSNELLRDARIFKDLSQEIPSDTPISFQSRLENSCALASEEIRGSQKGAMQNLTTEMVATPPDILGQSLIKANLPLCPVGQELPSRTMALPGGGIEVPPSRPLNLTGNAGTTGTSGQPLTSKASLPNGSGGEEQSNKVPPSGTLSFPGNTGSPEEPKEKTTIGKQSLPENASEVQPRETVIGSESNGGNPLCPPLQCNENEESLTLIIQVPQIQPQSLQSNLNPHQYQLCFSTQDFVSYSFILQFAPENKLNIKEPKINVSSFNAVIELTKSPESLGHWKKWYFGLSKDCLQERFFVSEENVDEFLQGVLNFKKSTPKTQPLIEVLEVSDKKTQIQLKLKIQYIHFETSGHICHFCKSAESRKYSSETMGSTKVTRRWSKSA, from the exons ATGGCCTCGGAGAACCCCTCTTCGCTGCTTCAGGACCTGGACCTGAGTGCGGAGGAGGTGACGAAGCTCACTAATGCCTTCCAGGATCCGGAGTTCCGGAGACTCTTCGGCGAGTATGCGGCGGAGTTATCAGACCCAGAGAACCGGCAGCGCTACGAGGAAGAGATCACGGCGCTGGAGCGGGAGCGCGGCATAGAGGTGCAGTTTGTTCACCCGGAGCCGGGCCATGTGCTGCGCACTAGCCTCAACGGGGCCCAGCGCTGCTTCGTCAACATCTGCAGCAACCTACTGCTAGGCCGGCCCAGCAGCAAGCCAGGCACTGGGGGCCCGCAGGGTTCCTCGCCTGGGCAGATTTGGTCCCTGCCATACAGCCTGGCCCCGGGCCGCGAATATCTGGGTCGCCAAGGCGCCCACTACAAAGTCTACGACGTCATCTTCCACCCGGACACCCTGTCCCTTGGCAAACAGCAGGAGCGGTTCCGGATCATGATCAATTCTACGGCCCTGGAGGCGGTGGAGAAGCAGTTCGGCGTGAAGTTGGATCGGCGCAATGCCAAGACCTTGAAGATCAAGTATAAAGGCACCCCAGAGGCAGCGGTACTGCGGAAGCCACTTCCCCGGGGCGCCCAGCCAGCGACCGAAGGGGAGGAGTCAGGGGACAGTCCACTGCCCGCCTTCCCCTATCCCTACCCTTATCCAGAGGTGGAGAAGAGGCCTCCCGCCCCGCAGCCTCTGGGTTCCACGCCTCCTCTCCGGGAAGAATCTTCAGACCCGGCCCCCACCACGCCGCGTCACAGCGTAGTGCAACGGCACCACGTGGACCTCCAGGACTATCGATGCTCCCGGGACTCCTGCCCGAGCACGGTACCCCAAGAGCTAGTGGTCACTATTGAACTGCCTCTGCTGCGCTCCACCGAACATGCTGTCTTGGAGGTGACCGAGAAGCAGCTGTCTCTTGATTCCCGCAAACCTGACTACAGCCTCCGCCTCCCGCTCCCTTACCCGGTAGACGAGAGCCGAGGGAACGCTCAGTTCAACAAGGCCAAACGGCGGCTGATTGTTACTTTGCCGGTGGTGCCACCAAAGCACAGCATAGGTCACCTGGACCTGCAGCAGGAGGGGGAGGCagacaaagaggagaaaaagggggcggaagaaaaggaggaggaaaaaaaggaggccAATAAAGAAGAGGTGaaaatgggggaggaggagaaaaaagaggcggaggaaaaggaggaggtcTCTGTCTCGGAAAACGGACTTCCCAAACCGGAAGGGGAGGAGGAGTTGGTGGAGCCTTTAGCATTAAAAGGCATCCCCGAAACTGAAGCTTCCCCGAGTGTTTACGCTTCTGAAAAGTTAGGAAGTCAATCTAATGAGCTCTTAAGGGATGCGAGGATATTTAAAGATTTGAGCCAAGAGATCCCATCAGATACCCCCATTTCTTTCCAGTCTCGGCTTGAGAATTCCTGTGCTTTGGCTAGTGAAGAAATAAGAGGTTCTCAAAAGGGTGCCATGCAGAACCTAACTACTGAGATGGTAGCCACTCCACCAGATATTTTGGGGCAGTCACTTATTAAAGCAAATCTACCTCTCTGTCCTGTTGGACAGGAACTTCCTTCCAGGACCATGGCCTTACCTGGGGGTGGAATTGAAGTACCACCCTCTAGGCCATTAAACTTAACAGGGAATGCTGGTACAACAGGTACTTCAGGGCAGCCACTTACTAGTAAAGCAAGTCTACCAAATGGCAGTGGAGGAGAAGAACAAAGTAATAAGGTGCCACCCTCTGGGACACTGAGCTTTCCGGGGAATACAGGCTCACCAGAAGAACCCAAAGAGAAAACAACGATTGGAAAACAAAGTCTTCCAGAGAATGCTAGTGAAGTTCAACCTAGAGAAACAGTGATCGGTTCAGAGAGTAATGGAGGGAACCCCTTGTGCCCTCCTTTGCAATGTAATGAAAATGAAGAATCTCTCACTCTGATAATCCAAGTGCCTCAAATCCAGCCACAAAGCCTTCAGAGCAATTTGAATCCCCATCAATACCAACTTTGTTTTTCCACACAAGATTTtgtttcttattcattcattttgcaGTTTGCTCCTGAAAATAAGTTGAACATCAAAGAACCGAAAATTAATGTTTCTTCATTCAATGCAGTAATAGAATTGACCAAATCTCCAGAGAGCCTTGGGCACTGGAAAAAGTGGTATTTCGGTTTGAGCAAGGACTGTTTGCAG gAAAGGTTTTTTGTCAGTGAGGAAAATGTTGATGAATTTCTTCAAGGTGTCTTGAATTTCAAAAAGTCAACTCCTAAAACCCAACCATTAATTGAAGTACTTGAAGTTAGTGATAAGAAGACCCAGATTCAGTTAAAG CTCAAGATACAGTATATCCATTTTGAGACCTCAGGACACATCTGCCATTTCTGCAAATCAGCTGAGAGCAGGAAATATTCCTCAGAAACAATGGGCAGCACAAAAG TCACAAGAAGATGGTCAAAATCAGCTTAA